Proteins encoded by one window of Synechococcus sp. MVIR-18-1:
- the trpC gene encoding indole-3-glycerol phosphate synthase TrpC, whose product MEIRRRPPNPKVQVAHLEYAVPDQDGEPRNILEKIVWEKDREIAVARERMPLEQLRRKVADLPPARDFLAALSTAAVSPAVIAEVKKASPSKGVIREDFDPVTIAKAYASGGASCLSVLTDKAFFQGGFNVLIEVREAVDLPLLCKDFILSPYQLYQARAAGADAALLIAAILTDQDLAYFSKVAAALSLTVLVEVHDAEELQRVLALGGFPLIGINNRDLTSFETDLATTETLTAQFAEPLAEQQILLVSESGLFHRADLDRVQAAGAQAVLVGEALMRETDVESALQNLISPCK is encoded by the coding sequence ATGGAGATCCGTCGTCGTCCGCCCAATCCCAAGGTGCAAGTTGCGCATTTGGAGTATGCCGTTCCTGATCAGGACGGCGAACCTCGCAACATTCTTGAAAAAATTGTTTGGGAGAAAGATCGCGAGATCGCTGTTGCCCGTGAGCGCATGCCCTTGGAGCAGTTGCGCCGCAAGGTGGCCGACTTGCCTCCAGCCCGTGATTTTCTGGCCGCGTTAAGCACTGCAGCGGTGAGCCCTGCTGTGATTGCTGAGGTGAAAAAAGCGAGTCCCAGCAAAGGAGTCATTCGAGAGGATTTTGATCCAGTCACGATTGCGAAGGCTTACGCGTCAGGTGGGGCGAGCTGTCTTTCGGTGCTCACCGATAAAGCCTTTTTTCAGGGTGGTTTCAATGTGTTGATTGAGGTGCGCGAAGCCGTGGATCTTCCACTGCTTTGTAAGGACTTCATCCTTAGCCCTTATCAGCTGTATCAGGCGCGGGCGGCTGGAGCCGATGCCGCTTTACTGATTGCGGCGATCCTCACCGATCAAGATCTGGCCTATTTCTCCAAGGTGGCTGCAGCCCTAAGTCTCACGGTGTTGGTGGAGGTGCATGACGCTGAAGAGTTGCAGCGGGTGTTGGCCCTCGGTGGATTCCCATTGATCGGCATCAACAATCGGGATCTCACCAGCTTTGAAACGGATTTAGCAACAACCGAAACGCTCACGGCCCAGTTCGCTGAGCCATTGGCGGAGCAGCAGATTCTTTTGGTGAGCGAATCGGGACTGTTCCATCGCGCTGATCTCGATCGTGTTCAAGCCGCTGGAGCACAGGCTGTTTTGGTGGGAGAAGCCCTGATGCGTGAAACAGATGTGGAGTCTGCATTACAAAATTTAATCTCACCTTGCAAATAA